In a genomic window of Bradyrhizobium ontarionense:
- a CDS encoding FAD binding domain-containing protein: MNRFDYVRPSTVAEAITAASAPGAAYLASGTNLLDLMKGNVVRPSRLVDISQLGELKRIDKLGNGDVRIGALVRNADLAHDADLAHDADFAHDFPAVAEALLSGASAQLRNAATVGGNLLQRTRCAYFYDPASACNKRTPGAGCDARGGDNHQHAVLGWSEACIATNPSDFCVLLAAFDAVVEIEGKAGRREVALEALHLLPGTTPERETVLAPGEIIVAVRLPATARAFAKHARYLKVRERNSYAFAVVSAAAGLVIENNKIKQARLALGGVAAKPWRAHEAEALLAGQPAEARAFQQAADAALREANPSGDNAYKIPLARNLIVRALQAAAQGTPSRMPALPASPFSSVPGVLHDA; encoded by the coding sequence ATGAACCGGTTCGATTATGTGAGGCCGTCGACGGTCGCGGAAGCGATCACGGCGGCTAGCGCGCCGGGCGCTGCCTATCTCGCATCCGGCACCAATCTGCTCGACCTGATGAAGGGCAACGTCGTCAGGCCGTCGCGGCTGGTCGACATCTCGCAGCTCGGCGAGCTCAAGCGGATCGACAAGCTCGGCAATGGCGACGTCAGGATCGGCGCGCTGGTGCGCAATGCCGACCTCGCGCATGACGCGGACCTCGCGCATGACGCGGACTTCGCGCATGATTTTCCGGCCGTCGCGGAAGCGCTGCTGTCCGGCGCCTCGGCGCAGCTGCGCAATGCGGCGACTGTCGGCGGCAATCTGCTGCAGCGGACGCGCTGCGCCTATTTCTACGATCCGGCCTCGGCCTGCAACAAGCGCACGCCCGGCGCCGGCTGCGACGCACGCGGCGGCGACAACCATCAGCATGCCGTGCTGGGCTGGAGCGAGGCCTGCATCGCCACCAACCCGTCCGATTTCTGCGTACTGCTGGCGGCGTTCGATGCCGTGGTCGAGATCGAAGGCAAAGCGGGCCGGCGCGAGGTCGCGCTGGAGGCGCTGCATCTGTTGCCCGGCACGACGCCGGAGCGCGAGACCGTGCTCGCCCCTGGCGAGATCATCGTGGCGGTCCGGCTGCCCGCCACAGCGCGCGCGTTCGCAAAGCACGCGCGCTATCTCAAAGTGCGCGAGCGCAATTCCTATGCGTTTGCCGTGGTATCTGCCGCCGCCGGTCTCGTGATCGAGAACAACAAGATCAAGCAGGCGCGCCTGGCGCTCGGCGGCGTCGCGGCCAAGCCGTGGCGCGCACACGAGGCGGAGGCGCTGCTCGCGGGCCAGCCTGCGGAGGCGCGTGCATTCCAGCAGGCCGCAGATGCGGCGCTGCGTGAGGCAAACCCCTCCGGCGACAACGCCTACAAGATCCCGCTCGCGCGCAACCTGATCGTGCGCGCGCTGCAGGCGGCCGCCCAAGGCACGCCGTCGCGCATGCCGGCGCTGCCGGCCTCTCCCTTCTCCTCCGTTCCAGGAGTGCTTCATGACGCCTGA
- a CDS encoding glutamine synthetase family protein, which translates to MSFVDKHQLWTAEQTEAAVRMRRIVEEHGLTTIRFSFPDQHGILRGKTLTVDAALSSLEDGCSITTTLLAKDTSHRTVFPVFTAGGGFGMAEMQGGSDALMVADPTTFRVLPWAPGTGWVLCDLYFANATPVPFATRNLYRSALTTLAQRGYQFKAGLEVECHIFKVEDPRLAPGDAGMPGQPGVPPTVSLLTQGYQYLTEQRFDQMEPALEIIRANLAALGLPLRSIELEYGPSQCEFVLQPGIGLEPADTMVLFRSAVKQIAQRHGYHATFMCRPRIPNVMSSGWHLHQSLVARDGSNAFMTETAEGLSALGRHYMAGLLAHARASAVFSTPTINGYRRYRSYSLAPDRAIWGRDNRGVMIRVLGGAGDGATRLENRIGEPAANPYLYMASQIAAGLDGIDRKLDPGPSADVPYETKADLLPKSLGEAVDTLKNDAFFRTAFGATFIDYYTFIKTAEIERFQAEVSDWEQREYFEMF; encoded by the coding sequence TTGAGTTTCGTCGACAAGCATCAGCTGTGGACCGCTGAACAAACCGAAGCCGCAGTGCGCATGCGGCGGATCGTGGAAGAGCACGGCCTCACCACCATCCGCTTCTCGTTCCCCGATCAGCACGGCATCCTGCGCGGCAAGACGCTCACCGTCGATGCCGCGCTGTCCTCGCTGGAGGACGGCTGCTCGATCACCACGACCCTGCTCGCCAAGGACACCTCGCACCGCACGGTGTTTCCGGTGTTCACCGCCGGCGGCGGCTTCGGCATGGCCGAGATGCAGGGCGGCAGCGATGCGCTGATGGTCGCCGATCCCACGACCTTCCGTGTGCTGCCGTGGGCACCCGGCACCGGCTGGGTGCTGTGCGATCTGTACTTCGCAAACGCGACGCCCGTGCCGTTCGCCACGCGCAATCTCTATCGTTCGGCGCTGACGACGCTCGCTCAGCGCGGCTATCAGTTCAAGGCCGGCCTCGAGGTCGAGTGCCACATCTTCAAGGTCGAGGATCCCAGGCTCGCGCCTGGTGATGCCGGCATGCCCGGGCAGCCGGGCGTGCCGCCGACGGTCAGCCTGCTGACGCAGGGCTATCAATATCTGACCGAGCAGCGCTTCGATCAGATGGAGCCGGCGCTCGAGATCATCAGGGCCAATCTCGCTGCGCTCGGTTTGCCCCTGCGCTCGATCGAGCTCGAATATGGTCCGAGCCAGTGCGAGTTCGTGCTGCAGCCCGGCATCGGCCTGGAGCCTGCCGACACCATGGTGCTGTTCCGCAGCGCCGTGAAGCAGATCGCGCAGCGCCACGGCTATCACGCCACCTTCATGTGCCGGCCGCGTATTCCCAACGTGATGTCGTCGGGCTGGCATCTGCACCAGTCGCTGGTCGCGCGCGACGGCAGCAACGCCTTCATGACGGAGACCGCCGAAGGGCTGTCAGCGCTCGGCCGTCACTACATGGCCGGCCTGCTGGCGCATGCGCGCGCGTCGGCGGTGTTCTCGACGCCGACCATCAACGGCTACCGGCGCTACCGGTCCTATTCGCTGGCGCCGGATCGGGCGATCTGGGGCCGCGACAATCGCGGCGTCATGATCCGCGTACTCGGCGGCGCGGGCGACGGTGCCACGCGCCTCGAGAACCGCATCGGCGAGCCCGCCGCCAATCCCTATCTCTATATGGCCTCGCAGATCGCAGCCGGCCTCGACGGCATCGATCGCAAGCTCGATCCCGGCCCGTCGGCTGACGTGCCCTATGAGACCAAGGCTGACCTCCTGCCGAAATCTCTGGGCGAAGCGGTCGATACGCTGAAGAACGATGCGTTCTTCCGCACGGCGTTCGGCGCCACCTTCATCGACTACTACACCTTCATCAAGACCGCCGAAATCGAGCGCTTCCAGGCGGAGGTGTCCGACTGGGAGCAGCGCGAGTATTTCGAGATGTTTTGA
- a CDS encoding IclR family transcriptional regulator domain-containing protein, whose protein sequence is MPKLKRTDEEKKLARGDGPEFVEALDRGLRVIQAFSREGRPMTLSKAAELTGLARATVRRILLTLKASGFVYGDDRLFSLTPRVLLLASSYLASNQINTVLQPLMDVAAAEAREVCSLAVLDGDEVVFIARATPTRMFSTGLEIGYRLPAFCSSVGRALLSRMPDDQLRQAVEHISLTAMTPQTITDKEALIASIIAVRSDGYSLVDGEAEQGFRSISVPIRRYDGGIVAAANIGGHVDRIGIDEMKERFLPLLKKLAAAVQPLLV, encoded by the coding sequence ATGCCTAAACTGAAGCGGACTGATGAGGAGAAGAAGTTGGCGCGCGGCGACGGACCCGAGTTCGTCGAGGCGCTCGATCGCGGTCTGCGCGTCATACAGGCCTTCAGTCGCGAGGGCCGACCGATGACCTTGAGCAAGGCCGCCGAACTCACAGGTCTTGCACGCGCCACCGTCCGGCGAATCCTTCTGACGTTGAAGGCGTCGGGCTTCGTCTACGGCGACGACCGGCTGTTCTCGCTGACGCCGCGCGTGCTGCTGCTGGCGTCCAGCTACCTCGCATCCAATCAGATCAATACCGTATTGCAGCCGTTGATGGACGTTGCGGCCGCGGAGGCCCGCGAGGTCTGCTCGCTCGCTGTTCTCGACGGTGACGAGGTCGTGTTCATTGCGCGCGCGACGCCGACGCGGATGTTTTCCACGGGCCTCGAAATCGGCTATCGGCTACCGGCCTTCTGCAGCTCGGTCGGGCGCGCGCTGTTGAGCCGGATGCCAGACGATCAGCTACGTCAGGCGGTCGAGCACATATCCCTCACCGCGATGACACCGCAGACGATCACCGACAAGGAGGCGCTGATCGCATCGATCATCGCCGTCCGCAGCGATGGATATTCCCTGGTCGACGGCGAAGCCGAGCAGGGCTTCCGCTCGATCTCCGTGCCGATCCGCCGCTACGATGGCGGCATCGTCGCCGCCGCCAATATCGGCGGGCATGTCGATCGCATCGGCATCGACGAGATGAAGGAGCGTTTCCTGCCGCTCCTGAAGAAGCTCGCGGCGGCCGTTCAGCCGCTGCTCGTCTAG
- a CDS encoding SDR family oxidoreductase, translating into MATQRVALVTAGGSGMGAAAARRLAADGFQVAILSSSGKGEALAAELGGLGVTGSNKSNDDLKRLVDGAMARWGRIDVLVNSAGHGPRAPILELTDEQWHGGLDTYLLNVIRPTRLVTPVMQAQQGGAIINISTAWTFEPSAMFPTSAVFRAGLAAFTKIFTDTYAADNIRMNNVLPGWIDSLPATEERRKTVPMGRYGKSEEIAATIAFLASEGAAYITGQNIRVDGGLTRSV; encoded by the coding sequence ATGGCCACACAACGTGTCGCACTGGTCACTGCGGGCGGCAGTGGCATGGGCGCGGCCGCCGCCCGCCGTCTGGCCGCCGATGGATTCCAAGTCGCGATCCTGTCGTCCTCGGGCAAAGGCGAGGCGCTGGCGGCCGAACTCGGCGGCCTCGGCGTCACCGGCTCCAACAAGTCCAACGACGATCTGAAGCGCCTGGTCGACGGCGCGATGGCCCGCTGGGGCCGCATCGACGTGCTCGTCAACAGCGCCGGCCACGGCCCGCGCGCGCCGATCCTGGAATTGACCGACGAGCAGTGGCACGGCGGGCTCGACACCTATCTGCTGAACGTCATCCGCCCGACGCGCCTGGTCACACCCGTGATGCAGGCGCAGCAGGGCGGCGCGATCATCAACATCTCGACCGCCTGGACCTTCGAGCCGTCGGCGATGTTTCCGACCTCGGCCGTGTTCCGCGCCGGGCTCGCCGCCTTCACCAAGATCTTCACCGATACCTACGCGGCCGACAACATCCGCATGAACAACGTGCTGCCCGGCTGGATCGACAGCCTCCCGGCGACGGAGGAGCGCCGCAAGACGGTGCCGATGGGCCGCTACGGCAAGTCCGAGGAGATCGCCGCCACCATCGCCTTCCTCGCCTCCGAAGGTGCGGCCTACATCACCGGCCAGAACATCCGCGTCGACGGCGGCCTGACGCGCAGCGTGTGA
- a CDS encoding (2Fe-2S)-binding protein has translation MNWTVRLTVNGEPRTLALDDPRVTLLDLLRERLHLPGTKKGCDRGQCGACTVLVDGRRINSCLTLAASLDGAAITTIEGLAHGDQLHPVQQAFIAHDALQCGFCTPGQIMSAVGLINEGQAGNDADRVREGMSGNLCRCSAYVGIVEAVLDAQATLADNTERAA, from the coding sequence ATGAATTGGACTGTCAGACTCACCGTCAACGGTGAGCCGCGAACGCTTGCGCTCGACGACCCCCGCGTCACCCTGCTCGACCTGCTGCGCGAGCGTCTCCACCTCCCCGGCACCAAGAAAGGCTGCGACCGCGGCCAGTGCGGCGCCTGCACCGTCCTCGTCGACGGCCGCCGCATCAATTCCTGCCTGACGCTGGCCGCCAGTCTCGACGGCGCGGCGATCACCACCATCGAAGGGCTGGCCCATGGCGACCAGCTGCACCCGGTGCAGCAGGCCTTCATCGCCCACGACGCCCTGCAATGCGGCTTCTGCACGCCCGGCCAGATCATGAGCGCGGTCGGCCTCATCAATGAAGGCCAGGCCGGCAACGACGCGGACCGCGTCCGCGAAGGCATGAGCGGCAATCTGTGCCGCTGCAGCGCCTATGTCGGCATCGTCGAGGCGGTGCTGGACGCGCAGGCGACGCTTGCGGACAATACGGAGCGCGCGGCATGA
- a CDS encoding TetR/AcrR family transcriptional regulator, translated as METKPQEQTRKPRADAVRNRERVLHAAKLVFSAGGPDASLEAVARQAGVGIGTLYRHFPTREDLFEAVYRREVEQLSELAEELKSEPSPVEALRRWLRSTVQFVATKKGMMAALAIVMTANSELAAYSHGHLTRSIGALLARAVEAGEVRADVTADDLLRALIGMCYMHDQTGWQQSVLRLLDVFVDGLRVGKGRAREA; from the coding sequence ATGGAGACGAAACCACAAGAGCAGACGCGCAAGCCGCGCGCAGATGCGGTGCGAAACCGCGAGCGCGTGCTGCATGCAGCCAAGCTGGTGTTCTCCGCCGGCGGCCCCGATGCGAGCCTCGAGGCGGTGGCGCGGCAGGCCGGCGTCGGCATCGGCACGCTCTATCGTCACTTCCCGACCCGCGAGGATCTGTTCGAGGCGGTCTATCGCCGCGAGGTCGAGCAGCTCTCGGAGCTGGCCGAGGAGCTGAAGAGCGAGCCGTCGCCGGTCGAGGCGCTCAGGCGCTGGCTGCGCTCGACGGTGCAGTTCGTCGCCACCAAGAAGGGCATGATGGCGGCGCTGGCGATCGTCATGACCGCGAACTCCGAGCTCGCGGCCTATTCGCACGGTCATCTCACGCGCTCCATCGGCGCGCTGCTCGCCCGCGCCGTCGAGGCCGGCGAGGTGCGCGCCGACGTCACCGCCGACGACCTGCTCCGCGCGCTGATCGGCATGTGCTACATGCACGACCAGACCGGCTGGCAGCAGAGCGTGCTGCGGCTCTTAGATGTGTTCGTGGACGGGTTGCGGGTGGGCAAGGGAAGAGCCAGAGAAGCGTAG
- a CDS encoding aromatic ring-hydroxylating dioxygenase subunit alpha, with translation MMSHEQNDLITRIGQAAPAGKLMRMYWQPAALVDELAGERPIRAVKLLGQHFVLFKDEQGRYGLLDRDCPHRGADLAFGRLENGGLRCAFHGWLFDADGQCLETPAEPAGSPLCQNVRQRSYPVVEKGGILWAWLGDGAAPAFPDLDCFAAPETYTFAFKGLIECNWLQALEVGIDPAHASFLHRFFEDEDTSTAYGKQFRGASADSELPMTKVLREYDRPIINVERTEYGLRIIALREIDAERTHVRVTNQLFPHAFVIPMSTEMTITQWHVPVDDETCYWYAIFTSYGVPVDKAKMRAQRLELYELPDYRSRKNKSNDYGFDPHEQATATYTGMGNDINVHDQWAVESMGRIQDRTREHLGQSDKAIIQYRRLLREQIETVARGERPMLFLDAAEARSVQGPATMDGIGPTRGWETYWMEVDVRRRRRAPWAAPVPADIVRLAPHLSAAE, from the coding sequence ATGATGAGCCATGAGCAGAATGACCTGATCACGCGCATCGGACAGGCCGCGCCCGCCGGTAAACTAATGAGGATGTACTGGCAGCCGGCCGCGCTGGTGGACGAACTCGCGGGCGAACGCCCGATCCGCGCGGTCAAGCTGCTCGGCCAGCATTTCGTGCTCTTCAAGGATGAGCAGGGCCGCTATGGACTACTTGACCGCGATTGTCCGCATCGCGGTGCCGATCTCGCTTTCGGACGGTTGGAGAACGGCGGGCTGCGCTGCGCGTTCCATGGCTGGCTGTTCGACGCCGACGGTCAATGCCTGGAGACCCCCGCGGAACCGGCCGGTTCACCGCTATGCCAGAACGTCAGGCAGCGCTCTTATCCCGTGGTCGAGAAGGGCGGCATCCTCTGGGCCTGGCTCGGCGACGGTGCAGCCCCGGCGTTCCCGGATCTCGACTGCTTCGCCGCGCCTGAGACCTACACCTTCGCCTTCAAGGGCCTGATCGAGTGCAACTGGCTGCAGGCGCTGGAGGTCGGCATCGACCCGGCGCACGCCTCGTTCCTGCACCGCTTCTTCGAGGACGAGGACACGTCGACCGCCTACGGCAAGCAGTTCCGCGGCGCCTCCGCCGACAGCGAGCTGCCGATGACCAAGGTGCTGCGCGAGTATGATCGCCCGATCATCAATGTCGAGCGCACCGAATACGGCCTGCGCATCATCGCGCTGCGCGAGATCGATGCCGAGCGCACCCATGTGCGCGTCACCAACCAGCTGTTCCCGCATGCCTTCGTGATTCCGATGAGCACGGAGATGACCATCACGCAGTGGCACGTGCCGGTCGATGACGAGACCTGCTACTGGTACGCGATCTTCACCAGTTACGGCGTGCCGGTCGACAAGGCCAAGATGCGGGCGCAGCGGCTCGAGCTCTATGAGCTGCCGGACTATCGCTCGCGCAAGAACAAGAGCAACGACTACGGCTTCGATCCGCACGAGCAGGCGACCGCCACCTATACCGGCATGGGCAACGACATCAACGTGCACGACCAGTGGGCGGTTGAGTCGATGGGGCGGATCCAGGATCGCACCCGCGAGCATCTCGGCCAGTCCGACAAGGCCATCATCCAGTATCGCCGGCTGCTGCGCGAGCAGATCGAGACCGTCGCGCGCGGCGAGCGGCCGATGCTGTTCCTCGACGCCGCCGAGGCGCGCAGCGTGCAGGGCCCGGCGACGATGGACGGCATCGGTCCGACCCGCGGCTGGGAGACCTACTGGATGGAGGTCGACGTGCGCCGCCGCCGTCGTGCGCCCTGGGCCGCGCCGGTGCCAGCGGATATCGTGCGTCTGGCGCCGCATCTGAGCGCGGCGGAGTAA
- a CDS encoding xanthine dehydrogenase family protein molybdopterin-binding subunit produces MTPELNPTRDPAHLRHGSNIGQSLSRVDGLAKVTGSARFAADNNPPGLLHAALVVSSIARGRVVSLDVDAAKAHPGVVEVMTSANRPPLAGDPDGKPNPFAFRFEALQNDRVRYANQPIALVVAESLEAATEGAALLSPRYDAEPVRIGLDASDAYVPPVVGMGFAAESYHGDVEAALAGSDRQITATYETPAHYHNAMEPHAIVAEWQGDKLVIDTPTQGLVMMRGRIAELFGIAPENILIRSPFLGGGFGGKGFIAGPQILGILAAKLLGRPVKLVVRREQLYGPFGHRSPTRQTLRLGASAAGQLSGIHHHARIATSSFEDFYEAAAHVTHTLYAAPAIATTYDAVRMDTGTPLFVRAPGIAPGSIALESAVDEMAEACGLDPLAFRVKNYAEVEPATGKPFSSKALRECYTQGAERFGWWERPLKPRMMRDKDGFLVGWGMGTATFHALMFAGQARAVIRRDGSGVVESGAHDMGQGAWTAFAQIAADSLALDLDQVTFKAGTSDLPDAGIAGGSAHTATVGTAIHNAGAAVIAKLAELATSDQRSPLYGGGNAGVIARNGRLLRRDDDSRGESYADILARAGLAEIEGSGSGVPDPAANEQYAMSSHGAVFAEVKVDPDLGQVRVTRMVGAFAAGRIINPKLVESQLIGGMIWGISLALHEEAVTDRRTGRIMNANLGEYHVPVNADVPAIEAFTVEEHDPFVNPLGIKGVGEIGITGSAGAVANAVAHATGVRIRRFPVRIGDLVRTGR; encoded by the coding sequence ATGACGCCTGAGCTCAATCCGACCCGCGATCCCGCCCATCTCCGCCACGGCTCCAACATCGGCCAGTCGCTGTCGCGCGTCGATGGTCTGGCCAAGGTCACAGGCAGCGCGCGCTTCGCCGCCGACAACAATCCGCCCGGCCTGCTGCATGCCGCGCTGGTCGTGAGCAGCATCGCGCGCGGCCGCGTCGTCTCGCTCGATGTCGACGCCGCCAAGGCCCACCCCGGCGTGGTCGAGGTGATGACCTCCGCCAACCGGCCGCCGCTGGCCGGTGATCCCGACGGCAAGCCTAATCCGTTCGCGTTCCGGTTCGAGGCGCTGCAGAACGATCGCGTGCGCTACGCCAACCAGCCGATCGCGCTCGTCGTCGCCGAGAGCCTGGAAGCCGCGACCGAAGGCGCCGCTCTGCTGTCGCCGCGCTACGACGCCGAGCCGGTGCGCATCGGGCTCGACGCCAGCGACGCTTACGTGCCGCCCGTGGTCGGCATGGGCTTTGCTGCCGAGAGCTATCATGGCGACGTCGAGGCCGCGCTCGCCGGCAGCGACAGGCAGATCACGGCGACCTACGAGACCCCGGCGCATTATCACAACGCAATGGAGCCGCATGCGATCGTCGCCGAATGGCAGGGCGACAAGCTCGTCATCGACACGCCGACCCAGGGCCTCGTGATGATGCGCGGGCGCATCGCCGAGCTGTTCGGGATTGCGCCGGAGAACATCCTGATCCGCAGCCCCTTCCTCGGCGGCGGGTTCGGCGGCAAGGGCTTCATCGCCGGGCCGCAGATCCTCGGCATTCTCGCCGCGAAGCTGCTCGGCCGTCCGGTCAAGCTCGTGGTGCGCCGCGAGCAGCTCTACGGTCCGTTCGGCCATCGCTCGCCGACGCGGCAGACGCTTCGCCTCGGCGCCAGCGCTGCGGGACAGTTGTCAGGGATCCATCATCACGCCCGGATCGCGACCTCGAGCTTCGAGGACTTCTACGAGGCGGCGGCGCATGTCACGCACACGCTGTATGCCGCCCCGGCGATCGCGACCACCTATGACGCGGTGCGCATGGACACCGGCACGCCGCTGTTCGTGCGCGCGCCCGGCATCGCGCCGGGCTCGATCGCGCTGGAGAGCGCGGTCGACGAGATGGCGGAGGCGTGCGGCCTCGATCCGCTGGCATTTCGCGTCAAGAACTATGCCGAGGTCGAGCCGGCCACCGGCAAGCCGTTCTCGTCCAAGGCGCTGCGCGAGTGCTACACGCAAGGTGCCGAGCGTTTCGGCTGGTGGGAGCGGCCGCTGAAGCCGCGCATGATGCGCGACAAGGATGGCTTCCTGGTCGGCTGGGGCATGGGCACGGCAACGTTCCATGCGCTGATGTTCGCAGGCCAGGCGCGCGCGGTGATCCGGCGTGACGGCAGCGGCGTGGTGGAGAGCGGCGCGCACGACATGGGCCAGGGCGCCTGGACGGCATTCGCCCAGATCGCCGCGGATTCTCTCGCGCTCGATCTCGACCAGGTCACGTTCAAGGCCGGAACGTCGGACCTGCCGGATGCCGGCATCGCCGGCGGCTCGGCGCATACGGCGACCGTGGGCACCGCGATCCACAATGCCGGCGCGGCCGTCATTGCGAAGCTCGCTGAGCTTGCGACCTCCGATCAGCGCTCGCCGCTCTATGGCGGCGGCAACGCCGGCGTGATTGCCCGCAACGGGCGGCTGCTCCGGCGCGACGACGACAGCCGCGGCGAGAGCTATGCCGACATCCTGGCCCGCGCCGGTCTTGCGGAGATCGAGGGCTCCGGCTCAGGTGTGCCCGATCCCGCCGCCAACGAACAGTACGCGATGAGCTCGCATGGCGCCGTGTTCGCCGAGGTGAAGGTCGATCCGGATCTGGGCCAAGTGCGCGTAACCCGCATGGTCGGCGCGTTTGCTGCCGGCCGGATCATCAATCCGAAGCTGGTGGAGAGCCAGCTCATCGGCGGCATGATCTGGGGCATCTCGCTCGCACTGCACGAGGAGGCCGTCACCGACCGCCGCACGGGGCGCATCATGAACGCCAATCTCGGCGAGTATCATGTGCCGGTGAACGCCGACGTCCCGGCGATCGAAGCGTTCACGGTCGAGGAGCACGATCCGTTCGTCAACCCGCTCGGCATCAAGGGCGTCGGCGAGATCGGCATCACGGGCTCGGCGGGCGCGGTCGCCAATGCCGTCGCGCATGCGACGGGCGTCCGCATCCGGCGCTTCCCGGTGCGCATCGGCGATCTGGTGCGTACCGGCCGATGA
- a CDS encoding alpha/beta fold hydrolase: MTDALPLVLVPGLISSPRIYAPVIPALWRLGPVMVANHIRDDGMASIARRILAEAPPRFALAGHSMGGYIAFEIMRQAPERVGRLALINTQARPDTPEASARRRTMITRAKDGDYHGVVDELFAGFVHPSRQDDAQLRQLVHDMADEVGVDGFVRQQTAVMTRPDSRPTLTAIRCPTLILTGDTDNTIPNSLSKEMADEIAGSWLVVLEHCGHLPQPEQPGETAQALVEWLRG, encoded by the coding sequence ATGACAGATGCGCTGCCGCTCGTGCTGGTGCCCGGACTGATCTCGTCACCCCGCATCTATGCCCCCGTGATCCCGGCGCTGTGGCGGCTCGGGCCGGTCATGGTGGCGAACCACATCCGCGATGACGGCATGGCATCGATCGCGCGTCGCATCCTGGCCGAGGCGCCGCCGCGTTTCGCGCTCGCCGGCCACTCGATGGGCGGCTACATCGCCTTCGAGATCATGCGCCAGGCGCCGGAGCGGGTCGGCCGGCTGGCGCTGATCAACACCCAGGCGCGGCCCGACACGCCGGAGGCCAGCGCGCGGCGCCGCACCATGATCACGCGCGCCAAGGACGGCGATTATCACGGCGTGGTGGACGAGCTGTTTGCCGGCTTCGTCCATCCCTCGCGCCAGGATGATGCGCAGCTGCGCCAGCTCGTGCACGACATGGCGGACGAGGTCGGCGTCGACGGCTTCGTCCGGCAGCAGACCGCGGTGATGACGCGGCCGGACTCGCGGCCGACGCTGACCGCGATCCGCTGCCCGACCCTGATCCTGACCGGCGACACCGACAACACCATCCCGAACAGCCTGTCGAAGGAGATGGCCGACGAGATCGCCGGCAGCTGGCTGGTCGTGCTCGAGCATTGCGGCCACCTGCCGCAGCCCGAGCAGCCAGGGGAGACGGCGCAGGCGCTGGTGGAGTGGCTGCGGGGGTGA